The Triticum aestivum cultivar Chinese Spring chromosome 7B, IWGSC CS RefSeq v2.1, whole genome shotgun sequence genome window below encodes:
- the LOC123162062 gene encoding cysteine-rich PDZ-binding protein, with translation MVCTKCEKKLGKVIVPDKWKEGASNTFEGGGRKINENKLLSKKSRWTPYGNTKCIICKQQVHQDGKYCHTCAYSKGVCAMCGKQVLDTKLYKQSNV, from the exons atggtGTGCACCAAGT GCGAGAAGAAGCTGGGGAAGGTGATCGTCCCGGACAAGTGGAAGGAGGGCGCCAGCAACACCTTCGAGGGCGGCGGCCGGAAGATCAACGAGAACAAGCTCCTCTCCAAGAAGAGCAG GTGGACTCCTTATGGAAATACCAAATGCATAATCTGCAAGCAACAGGTGCACCAGGACGGTAAATACTGCCACACCTGTGCCTATTCAAAAG GGGTGTGTGCGATGTGTGGTAAGCAAGTGCTGGACACGAAGCTGTACAAGCAAAGCAATGTGTGA